One Enterobacter asburiae genomic window, CGCAGGCGGAAGGCCTGGTGGATTTACCGCTGATCTGCGACTGGCCGAACCGGCCTAAGCAGAAGGTGTGTTACGAAACCGGCAAGGCCGCGCAGACCGAGTATGAAGTGCTGGAGTACGCGCCGGATAATACCGCGCGCGTCCTGCTTAAGCCGATTACCGGACGTTCACACCAGCTGCGCGTGCATATGCTCGCCCTGGGTCATCCGATTCTGGGCGACCGGTTTTACGCACCGCCTGAAGCGCTGGCCTTAGCGCCACGTCTGCAGCTGCACGCGCAGACGCTCACCATTACCCATCCGGCCTTCGGTAACGCGATGACGTTTAAAGCCCCGGTGGACTTCTAAAAAAAAGCCCGACATCGTCGGGCTTTTTTTATTTGAAACCTTTCTTCTCTTTTATGAGCTCGTACGCCTTCTGGATTTCCTGCGCTTTTTGCTTCGCCATCTCCATCATTTCTGGCGGCAGGCCTTTCGCGACCAGTTTGTCGGGATGATGCTCGCTCATGAGCTTACGATAGGCACGTTTAATCGTGGTCTGATCGTCAGAGGGCTTTACACCCAGCACGTTGCAGGCATCTTCCAGCGTCGGACCACGCTGCGCCTGCTGCCAGGCTCCGCCGGACGACTGCTGGTGATAGCCGCCGCCAAACTGCGCCCCGCCCTGCATCATGCGCAGGAACTGGTCGAACTGCATGCGGGAGATGCCCAGCTCTTCCGCAATGACGTACAGCACATCACGTTCATTAGGGTGAAGCGAACCGTCGGCGAAGGCCGCCTGGATTTGAATTTCCAGAAACATCCGAATTAAATCAAAACGTCCAAAACAGATGCTGCGGAACTGACGCATTTTTTCGCGAAGCGGATAATTATCCGATTTACCGATGCGAAACGCATTTTGCGCTTCCAGACGGGAGTCGCCGTGCAGGTTCATGCGATCCATAAAGACGCTGGCAATCTGAATGTCGGCTTCTGTGACACGCCCTTTGGATTTGGTTAAGTGCCCCATCACCTCAAAGGTGGTGGAGAAAAAGAGTGACTGACGCTCGCGCTGATTGGCAAACCAGGCCATTTTGCGGCTGCGCGCCTTATCAAACATATGGCCGATAATAAGCCCAAGCACAATCCCCCAGAACCCGGCACCCATGATGATGGCGAACGCAACGCCGATTATTTTACCCCAATACTGCATATACTCCCCGGATAGTCATATTCCTGGCCGACGCAACGTCATCATCACTGTGTTCAAGTCACGGTCAATTGAAGGACATCGCCTATAATTTGCTTTATCATACTCGTCATTCGATAGCGAGCCTAACACTCTGGCACGCAAACGGGCAGGATTAACGCTGGTACTGCGCAGATGAGTAAGATAGTCTCTGAGCGTTTGTAAGCCGTAGCCACTGATGACGGAACAATAAAATACAACGTATGAAAAAACGTATCCCCACCCTCCTGGCCACAATGATTGGCACCGCCCTGTACAGTCAACAGGGGCTGGCGGCCGATCTCGCCTCGCAGTGTATGCTTGGCGTCCCAAGTTATAATCGCCCACTGGTGAGTGGCGATACAAATAGCTTGCCGGTAACCATTACTGCCGACAGTTCGAAAGGGACTTACCCTGACAATGCCACGTTTACGGGCAATGTAGATATTAACCAGGGCAATAGCCGCCTGCAGGCAGACGAAGTGCAGCTGCACCAGAAGCAGCCGGAAGGTGCGGCCGAGCCGGTACGAACGGTGGATGCGCTGGGTAATGTGCACTATGACGACAACCAGGTCATCCTGAAAGGTCCGAAAGCCTGGTCAAACCTGAATACGAAAGATACTAACGTCTGGGAAGGTGATTACCAGATGGTGGGTCGCCAGGGGCGCGGTGACGCAGACCTGATGAAACAGCGCGGTGAAAACCGCTATACGATCCTGGAAAACGGTACGTTCACGTCATGTCTGCCGGGTTCAAATACCTGGAGCGTAGTCGGGAGCGAGGTTATCCATGACCGCGAAGAACAGGTCGCAGAGATCTGGAACGCCCGCTTCAAGCTGGGTCCGGTACCGATATTTTACAGCCCTTATCTGCAGCTTCCCGTGGGTGACAAACGTCGCTCCGGTTTCCTGATCCCGAATGCCAAATACAGCACCACGAACTACTTTGAGTTCTACCTGCCGTATTACTGGAACATCGCGCCAAACATGGATGCGACGATCACGCCGCACTATATCCACAAGCGCGGCAACATCATGTGGGAGAACGAGTTCCGCTACCTGACCCACGCCGGTGCGGGTCTGATGGAACTGGATTATCTGCCGTCGGATAAAGTCTTCCAGGACGAGCATCCGACCGAAGGTGATAAGCACCGCTGGTTATTCTACTGGCAGCATGCCGGGGTGATGGATCAGGTGTGGCGCTTTAATGTTGACTACACCAAAGTTAGCGATTCGTCTTATTTTAACGATTTCTCGTCCAAATACGGCTCGAGTACCGATGGCTATGCCACGCAGAAATTCAGCGTAGGCTATGCGGTAGAGAACTTTGACGCAACCGTCTCGACGAAGCAATTCCAGGTATTTTCTGACCAGTCCACGCCTACCTATGGGGCAGAGCCACAGCTGGACGTTAACTGGTATCAGAATGATGTAGGTCCATTCGATACCCGTGTTTACGCTCAGGCGGTGCATTTCGTTAACACGGATTCGGACATGCCTGAAGCCACGCGTGTTCACCTTGAGCCGACGATCAATCTGCCGTGGTCTAACGACTGGGCAAGCCTGAATACCGAAGCCAAGCTGATGGCGACTCACTATCAGCAAAAAAATGTTGATAACTACAACGCAACTAACAATGCTCATCTGGAAGAGTCGGTCAACCGAACGCTCCCGCAGTTCAAAATGGACGGCAAGCTGATCTTCGAACGTGATATGGCCTTGTTGGCAGATGGTTATACCCAGACGCTTGAACCGCGTATGCAGTATCTGTACGTGCCGTATCGTGATCAGAGCAAAATTCAGAACTACGATTCTGCTTTACTGCAATCTGACTACAGCGGTCTGTTCCGTGACCGTACTTACGGCGGTCTTGACCGCATCGCGTCCGCTAACCAGTTAACGACCGGCGTCACAACACGTGTTTATGATGATGCTGCCGTTGAACGTTTTAACGTTTCTGTTGGTCAAATCTACTATTTCACCGAGTCTCGCACGGGCGATGACAACATTCAGTGGGAGAAAGACAACAAAACGGGATCGATAGTTTGGGCGGGAGATACCTACTGGCGTATGACTGACCGTTGGGGCCTGCGTGGCGGTGTGCAATATGACACTCGTCTCGACAATGTTGCTAACAGTAGTGCGGCCATAGAGTATCGTCGTGATGAAGATCGTATGATTCAGGTTAGTTATCGTTATGCTAGCCCAGAATACATTCAGGCAACGCTACCGAAAAGCAATGACCAGAACAGCATCAACTACTGGAAATTACCACAATATTCGGATGGTATTTCTCAGGTCGGTGCGGCAGCGAGTTGGCCAATCGCCGACCGCTGGTCAATCGTAGGCGCGTACTACTTCGACACTAACGCCAATAAAGCTGCTGACCAGATGGTAGGTCTGCAATATAACTCCTGCTGTTACGCGCTGCGTGTCGGTTACGAACGTAAGCTTAACGGCTGGGAAAACAATCAGAGCAAATACGATAACGTGATTGGCTTTAACTTCGAGTTACGCGGCCTGAGTTCCAACTACGGTCTGGGTACGCAGAAAATGCTGCGCTCGAATATTCTGCCGTACAGTAGCGCCTTGTAATGTGCTTGATTTGCAACGTAATCCGCTTTGCGGTTAATTGAAATGGAAAAAGTATGAAGAACTGGAAAACGCTGCTGCTCGGTGTCGCTATGGTTGCGAATACCAGCTTCGCGGCCCCCCAGGTTGTTGATAAAGTCGCTGCTGTGGTTAACAACGGCGTCGTGCTTGAAAGTGACGTTGACGGTCTGATGAAATCGGTGAAGCTCAATTCGGGCGAAGCCGGTCAACAGCTTCCGGATGACGCCACGCTGCGCCACCAGATCCTGGAGCGTCTGATCATGGATCAGATCGTTCTGCAGATGGGGCAGAAAATGGGTGTGAAGGTCACTGACGAGCAGCTCGATCAGGCGATCGCTAACATCGCGAAGCAGAACAATATGTCTTTAGACCAGATGCGCAGCCGTCTGGCCTATGACGGCATCAGCTACGCCACCTACCGTAACCAGATCCGTAAAGAGATGCTGATTTCGGAAGTGCGTAACAACGAAGTGCGTCGCCGCGTCACGATCCTGCCTCAGGAAGTGGAGGCGCTGGCAAAACAGGTGGGTAACCAGAACGATGCGAGCACAGAGCTGAACCTGAGCCACATTCTGATCCCACTGCCGGAGAACCCAACGTCCGATCAGGCTGCGGAAGCAGAAAGCCAGGCGCGTTCTATTGTTGAACAGGCGCGTAACGGCGGCGACTTTGGCAAGCTGGCAATCACCTACTCCGCTGACCAACAGGCGCTGAAAGGCGGCCAGATGGGCTGGGGACGTATTCAGGAATTGCCATCCATCTTTGCCCAGGCGCTGAGCACGGCGAAGAAAGGGGATATCGTCGGTCCTATCCGTTCAGGCGTGGGCTTCCACATTCTGAAGGTGAACGATCTGCGCGGCCAGAGCCAAAATATCTCCGTCACCGAAGTTCACGCTCGCCACATTCTTCTGAAACCGTCACCGATCATGACTGACGATCAGGCGCGGGCGAAGCTGGAACAGATCGCAGCAGACATTAAGAGCGGCAAAACCTCGTTTGCGAAGGCTGCAAAAGAGTTCTCTCAGGATCCAGGCTCTGCTAACCAGGGCGGCGATCTGGGCTGGGCGGCTGCGGATATTTACGATCCTGCCTTCCGCGACGCATTGATGAAGCTGAACAAAGGCCAGATTAGCACGCCGGTCCACTCTTCGTTTGGCTGGCATCTGATCGAGCTGATGGACACCCGTAACGTTGATAAAACGGATGCGGCACAGAAAGACAGAGCCTACCGTATGCTGTTTAACCGTAAGTTCTCTGAAGAAGCAGCAACCTGGATGCAGGAACAACGCGCCAGTGCTTACGTGAAAATTCTGAGCAACTAATGAAACAGCATCGTGTTGTTATCACGCCCGGCGAACCCGCCGGGATTGGGCCTGACCTCGTTGTCCAGCTCGCCCAGCGCAGCTGGCCGGTAGAACTGGTTGTCTGCGCCGATGCAACACTGTTACAAGACCGGGCAACGCTGCTCGGTCTGCCTTTAACGCTCATCCCTTACGTTGAAGGCCAACAGCCTGCACCGCAGCAAGCCGGTACGCTCACCCTTCTTTCAGTTCCCCTTCGTACGCCGGTCATCCCGGGCCAGCTCAGTACGGAAAACGGTCATTATGTCGTTGAAACCCTGGCGCGCGCCTGCGACGGTTGCCTGAAGGGCGAATTTGCCGCCCTGATCACTGGCCCCGTCCACAAAGGCGTCATCAACGAAGCGGGTATACCGTTTACCGGGCATACGGAGTTCTTCGAAGAGCGCTCGCACAGCCCGAAAGTGGTGATGATGCTGGCGACGGAGGAGATGCGCGTTGCGCTGGTGACCACCCATCTGCCGATCAAAGCCATTCCTGATGCGATCACCCCTGAACTCCTGCGCGAGATCATCGGGATTTTGCACCACGATCTGCAGACTAAATTTGGGATCCCGCAGCCGCACGTGCTGGTCTGCGGCCTGAATCCGCACGCCGGAGAAGGCGGGCACATGGGCACCGAAGAGATCGACACCATTATTCCGGTGCTCAACGAAATGCGGGCGAAAGGGATGAATCTCAGCGGGCCGCTGCCTGCAGATACCCTTTTCCAGCCGAAATACCTGGATAATGCCGACGCCGTGCTCGCGATGTACCACGATCAGGGCCTGCCCGTGCTAAAATACCAGGGCTTTGGCCGCGGAGTGAATATCACCCTCGGTTTACCCTTTATTCGAACGTCCGTTGACCACGGTACTGCGCTGGATCTGGCAGGCCAGGGGAAAGCGGATGTCGGCAGTTTTATTACGGCGCTTAATCTCGCCATCAAAATGATTGTTAATACTCAATGACTAATCGAGTCCATCAGGGCCACTTAGCCCGTAAACGTTTCGGGCAAAACTTCCTTAACGATCAGTTCGTGATCGAAAGCATTGTCTCGGCTATTAATCCGCAAAAAGGTCAGGCGATGGTCGAAATCGGCCCGGGCCTTGCCGCGCTGACCGAGCCGGTAGGCGAACGCCTCGACGAGCTGACCGTCATCGAACTGGACCGCGATCTGGCCGCACGCCTGCAAACGCACCCGTTCCTCGGGCCGAAGCTGACCATCTATCAGCAGGACGCCATGACCATGAACTTTGGCGAGCTGTCGGAAAAAATGGGCCAGCCGCTGCGCGTCTTCGGCAACCTGCCGTACAACATCTCTACGCCGCTCATGTTCCACCTCTTTAGCTATACTGATGCCATTGCCGACATGCACTTCATGTTGCAAAAAGAGGTTGTTAACCGTCTGGTTGCAGGCCCGAACAGTAAAGCGTATGGTCGTTTAAGCGTGATGGCACAATATTACTGCAACGTGATCCCGGTACTCGAAGTACCGCCGTCAGCGTTCACACCACCACCGAAAGTGGATTCAGCGGTTGTGCGCCTTGTGCCGCACAAAACGAAACCGTATCCGGTTAAAGATCTGCGCGTACTGAGCCGCATTACCACAGAAGCCTTTAACCAGCGCCGTAAAACGATCCGTAACAGCCTGAGCAATTCGTTTACCGTTGAGGTGTTAGCCGAGCTGGGGATCGACCCGGCAATGCGTGCGGAGAACATTTCCGTAGAGCAGTACTGCAAGCTGGCTAATTACATCAGCGATAATGCGCCGCCGAAGGAGAGTTAAGCCATGATTGATTCGCCCCGCGTATGTGTCCATGTACAAAGCGTCTATGTTGAATCACAGTCCTCCCCGGACGAAGAACGTTTTGTTTTCGCTTATACCGTGACCATTCGCAATCTGGGGCGGATGCCCGTGCAGCTGCGCGGGCGCTACTGGCTTATCACTAACGGCAATGGCCGCGAAATCGAAGTTCAGGGCGAAGGTGTGGTCGGTGAACAGCCCCACATCGCCCCTGGCGAAGAGTACCAGTACACCAGCGGCGCGGTGATTGAAACGCCGATGGGTACCATGCAAGGCCATTATGAAATGGTCGACGTCGATGGCAATGGATTCCGCGTTGCCATTCCTGTGTTCCGTCTCGCCGTAACCACACTCATTCATTAACCTAATGTCTACATATCTGATTGGCGACGTTCACGGTTGCTACGATGAACTGATCGCATTATTAAAACAGGTCGACTTTACGCCAGGACAGGACACGCTCTGGCTGACGGGCGATTTAGTCGCGCGTGGCCCCGGCTCCCTTGAAGTATTACGTTTCGTCAAATCGCTGGGCGACAGCGTGCGCATGGTGCTGGGCAATCACGATCTGCATCTGCTGGCGGTTTTCGCCGGGATCAGCCGCAACAAACCTAAAGATCGCCTCACCCCGCTGCTGGAAGCGCCGGACGCGGACGATCTGATTAACTGGCTGCGCCGTCAGCCCCTGCTGCAGATCGACGAAGAGAAAAAGCTGGTCATGGCGCATGCCGGGATCACGCCACAATGGGATCTTGAGACGGCGAAAACCTGCGCGCGTGACGTTGAGGCGGTGCTGGCGAGCGACTCCTATCCTTTCTTCCTCGATGCCATGTACGGCGATATGCCGAACCACTGGAGCGAAGAACTCAGCGGTCTGGCACGCCTGCGCTTTATCACCAACGCGTTCACCCGCATGCGCTTCTGCTTCCCGAACGGACAGCTGGACATGTATTCCAAAGAGACGCCGGAAAGCGCGCCCGCTCCGCTGAAACCGTGGTTTGCCATTCCGGGACCGGTGACCAGCGAGTACAGCGTGGTCTTTGGTCACTGGGCTGCGCTGGAAGGAAAAGGAACACCGGAAGGGATTTACGGCCTGGATACCGGATGCTGCTGGGGCGGAGAGTTAACCTGCTTACGCTGGGAAGATAAAGCTTACTTTGTGCAGCCGTCCAACCGACAGCTGGACTTAGGTGAAAGTGAGGCCGTTGCCTCCTGACTATTGCCCCCTCCCCAAAAGACCGCACCGAACAGTCCCCTCTCCCCTTTGGGGAGAGGGTTAGGGTGAGGGGGACATCACTTAACGACGTTCCAGAATCTCGAAGCAGTAGCTGTGGGAGTTCTGTGCATCCGCGTCGTGGAATTCGCTGAATACCGATTCCCACTCGTCCGGATCGTAGTCCGGGAAATGGGTATCCCCTTCCACTTCTGCATCAATGTGGGTCAGATACAGCTTCTGCGCTTTTGGCAGGAACTGTTCGTACACGCGCCCACCGCCAATCACCATGATCTCTTCGGCATTGCCGCATGCAGCAATCGCCTCGTCTACTGATTTTACCCATTCGACGCGATCGTCAGTGCCCGGCTGGCTGCTGATAACGATATTCTTACGGCCCGGCAATGGACGACCAATCGACTCCCAGGTCAGGCGGCCCATCACTACCGGCTTGTTTAACGTAGTACGTTTAAACCATGCGAGATCGGCAGGCAGGTTCCACGGCATGGCATTTTCCATACCGATAACGCGGTCCACCGCCAGCGCTGCAATCAGACTGATCATTGAAAATTTCCCGGATGCAAAAAATTGCCGCCACTATACGGAAAGCTTAATCTTTCGTCGACTGGCGGCAGGGTAAAGATAAAGAAATTTTTTAATATTGCTGGCAACTCCACTTCACGCGGAAGGTTTACTCTCGGGCTCGTCAGCCGGATCGCCGGTATGCTTGCCCTCTTCCGTGCCCTGCCAGCCATGGCGCTGGGTAAGCGACAGGTGGTTACGGTCCTCGTTAATGATTTCCGTCAGCATCGCGCTGGTGCGTTTAAACACCGCCGCGCGCTCGGTGGCCGTACTGCCGGCCATCGCTGCCATCTCTTCAACCATCTCGGTATTAAAGCGGCGGAACAGGTCCGCGCGTTCGCGCGCTTCATACGCGCCGAGCCCCAGGTTTTCAAGCGCCACACGGCCAGACTTCAGCGCACCTTCGAACGTTTCACGCTCCGGCGCGTCTACGCCCGCCTGCCGCAGCCGGATGTAGTGATCCACATCGCGCGCGCGGGAAATAATGGTCAGCGCCGGGAAATGTTCTTTTACCAGCTCCACCATCTGCATGC contains:
- the rluA gene encoding bifunctional tRNA pseudouridine(32) synthase/23S rRNA pseudouridine(746) synthase RluA, with product MVMEPYNPPQDPWLVILYQDEHIMVVNKPSGLLSVPGRLDEHKDSVMTRIQRDYPQAESVHRLDMATSGVIVVALNKAAERELKRQFREREPKKQYVARVWGHPAQAEGLVDLPLICDWPNRPKQKVCYETGKAAQTEYEVLEYAPDNTARVLLKPITGRSHQLRVHMLALGHPILGDRFYAPPEALALAPRLQLHAQTLTITHPAFGNAMTFKAPVDF
- the djlA gene encoding co-chaperone DjlA, with amino-acid sequence MQYWGKIIGVAFAIIMGAGFWGIVLGLIIGHMFDKARSRKMAWFANQRERQSLFFSTTFEVMGHLTKSKGRVTEADIQIASVFMDRMNLHGDSRLEAQNAFRIGKSDNYPLREKMRQFRSICFGRFDLIRMFLEIQIQAAFADGSLHPNERDVLYVIAEELGISRMQFDQFLRMMQGGAQFGGGYHQQSSGGAWQQAQRGPTLEDACNVLGVKPSDDQTTIKRAYRKLMSEHHPDKLVAKGLPPEMMEMAKQKAQEIQKAYELIKEKKGFK
- the lptD gene encoding LPS assembly protein LptD, which translates into the protein MKKRIPTLLATMIGTALYSQQGLAADLASQCMLGVPSYNRPLVSGDTNSLPVTITADSSKGTYPDNATFTGNVDINQGNSRLQADEVQLHQKQPEGAAEPVRTVDALGNVHYDDNQVILKGPKAWSNLNTKDTNVWEGDYQMVGRQGRGDADLMKQRGENRYTILENGTFTSCLPGSNTWSVVGSEVIHDREEQVAEIWNARFKLGPVPIFYSPYLQLPVGDKRRSGFLIPNAKYSTTNYFEFYLPYYWNIAPNMDATITPHYIHKRGNIMWENEFRYLTHAGAGLMELDYLPSDKVFQDEHPTEGDKHRWLFYWQHAGVMDQVWRFNVDYTKVSDSSYFNDFSSKYGSSTDGYATQKFSVGYAVENFDATVSTKQFQVFSDQSTPTYGAEPQLDVNWYQNDVGPFDTRVYAQAVHFVNTDSDMPEATRVHLEPTINLPWSNDWASLNTEAKLMATHYQQKNVDNYNATNNAHLEESVNRTLPQFKMDGKLIFERDMALLADGYTQTLEPRMQYLYVPYRDQSKIQNYDSALLQSDYSGLFRDRTYGGLDRIASANQLTTGVTTRVYDDAAVERFNVSVGQIYYFTESRTGDDNIQWEKDNKTGSIVWAGDTYWRMTDRWGLRGGVQYDTRLDNVANSSAAIEYRRDEDRMIQVSYRYASPEYIQATLPKSNDQNSINYWKLPQYSDGISQVGAAASWPIADRWSIVGAYYFDTNANKAADQMVGLQYNSCCYALRVGYERKLNGWENNQSKYDNVIGFNFELRGLSSNYGLGTQKMLRSNILPYSSAL
- the surA gene encoding peptidylprolyl isomerase SurA; this translates as MKNWKTLLLGVAMVANTSFAAPQVVDKVAAVVNNGVVLESDVDGLMKSVKLNSGEAGQQLPDDATLRHQILERLIMDQIVLQMGQKMGVKVTDEQLDQAIANIAKQNNMSLDQMRSRLAYDGISYATYRNQIRKEMLISEVRNNEVRRRVTILPQEVEALAKQVGNQNDASTELNLSHILIPLPENPTSDQAAEAESQARSIVEQARNGGDFGKLAITYSADQQALKGGQMGWGRIQELPSIFAQALSTAKKGDIVGPIRSGVGFHILKVNDLRGQSQNISVTEVHARHILLKPSPIMTDDQARAKLEQIAADIKSGKTSFAKAAKEFSQDPGSANQGGDLGWAAADIYDPAFRDALMKLNKGQISTPVHSSFGWHLIELMDTRNVDKTDAAQKDRAYRMLFNRKFSEEAATWMQEQRASAYVKILSN
- the pdxA gene encoding 4-hydroxythreonine-4-phosphate dehydrogenase PdxA → MKQHRVVITPGEPAGIGPDLVVQLAQRSWPVELVVCADATLLQDRATLLGLPLTLIPYVEGQQPAPQQAGTLTLLSVPLRTPVIPGQLSTENGHYVVETLARACDGCLKGEFAALITGPVHKGVINEAGIPFTGHTEFFEERSHSPKVVMMLATEEMRVALVTTHLPIKAIPDAITPELLREIIGILHHDLQTKFGIPQPHVLVCGLNPHAGEGGHMGTEEIDTIIPVLNEMRAKGMNLSGPLPADTLFQPKYLDNADAVLAMYHDQGLPVLKYQGFGRGVNITLGLPFIRTSVDHGTALDLAGQGKADVGSFITALNLAIKMIVNTQ
- the rsmA gene encoding 16S rRNA (adenine(1518)-N(6)/adenine(1519)-N(6))-dimethyltransferase RsmA; amino-acid sequence: MTNRVHQGHLARKRFGQNFLNDQFVIESIVSAINPQKGQAMVEIGPGLAALTEPVGERLDELTVIELDRDLAARLQTHPFLGPKLTIYQQDAMTMNFGELSEKMGQPLRVFGNLPYNISTPLMFHLFSYTDAIADMHFMLQKEVVNRLVAGPNSKAYGRLSVMAQYYCNVIPVLEVPPSAFTPPPKVDSAVVRLVPHKTKPYPVKDLRVLSRITTEAFNQRRKTIRNSLSNSFTVEVLAELGIDPAMRAENISVEQYCKLANYISDNAPPKES
- the apaG gene encoding Co2+/Mg2+ efflux protein ApaG — its product is MIDSPRVCVHVQSVYVESQSSPDEERFVFAYTVTIRNLGRMPVQLRGRYWLITNGNGREIEVQGEGVVGEQPHIAPGEEYQYTSGAVIETPMGTMQGHYEMVDVDGNGFRVAIPVFRLAVTTLIH
- the apaH gene encoding bis(5'-nucleosyl)-tetraphosphatase (symmetrical) ApaH, with the protein product MSTYLIGDVHGCYDELIALLKQVDFTPGQDTLWLTGDLVARGPGSLEVLRFVKSLGDSVRMVLGNHDLHLLAVFAGISRNKPKDRLTPLLEAPDADDLINWLRRQPLLQIDEEKKLVMAHAGITPQWDLETAKTCARDVEAVLASDSYPFFLDAMYGDMPNHWSEELSGLARLRFITNAFTRMRFCFPNGQLDMYSKETPESAPAPLKPWFAIPGPVTSEYSVVFGHWAALEGKGTPEGIYGLDTGCCWGGELTCLRWEDKAYFVQPSNRQLDLGESEAVAS
- the folA gene encoding type 3 dihydrofolate reductase: MISLIAALAVDRVIGMENAMPWNLPADLAWFKRTTLNKPVVMGRLTWESIGRPLPGRKNIVISSQPGTDDRVEWVKSVDEAIAACGNAEEIMVIGGGRVYEQFLPKAQKLYLTHIDAEVEGDTHFPDYDPDEWESVFSEFHDADAQNSHSYCFEILERR